The genomic segment TATTTCTGAAATTGCCAGAAATGCTTTCCAGTATGCCAGGGAAGCAGTGTGTATTATACTAAAACATGAAGACAGTCATGAAAAAAGAATTACCATAATAGTTGAAGACAAAGGACCTGGAATAAAAGATATAAACAAGGCTATGCAGGACGGCTATACCACAGGCAAAGGTCTTGGAGCAGGTCTGCCGGGATCGAAAAGACTTATGCACAATTTTCATATTGAATCAAGCCCTGAAGGTACAAGAGTAACCATGTCAATGAGCATTAGACTGTTTTAATTTCTTATGACAAACAAGCAGTCTTTACAAGGGGGCAGTATTATAAAACAACCTGTTGCAATAAAAATAAGAGCAGAACTTGATATTTCACATGCAAGACTGACAGCAGTAAAAATTGCAGAAAACATGGGCTTCAGCAGCGCTGAATGCTGTGCTGTCAGAACAAGTGTATCTGAACTTGCAAACAATCTTTTGTTTCACACTACTTGCGGAGGAATGATTTTAATAAATACCATTGAAAATGAAAATAAAAAAGGAATAGAAATAACAGCAAAAGATGATGGACCAGGTATATCTGACATAAATCTTGCCATGCAGGACGGATACAGCACAGGGGGAGGTCTTGGCGGAGGTCTCAGCGGTGTTAAACGGCTTATGGATGAATTTGAAATTATTTCTAAAACAGGTGCAGGCACCTGTATTACAACCATAAAATGGAGAAAACAATGCCGGCAGCGATAACAACAAGAGCATATCAAAACGATATTTACTGCGGAGATAAATGCGCCTGGTGGGAAGATGAAAAAAAAGTAACCCTGTGCATAGCTGACGGTCTGGGGCACGGCCCTGAGGCTGAAGCTGCTGCCAGACTGGCAATTGACTATATAGAAGCCCATCTTTCAGAATCCATTCCATCTTTATTTCTAGGATGCGATATTGCCCTGCAGCTGACCAGAGGAGCAGCACTGGGACTGATTGTTATTGATAAAATAAATAAAACCTTAACCTATGCAGGTATCGGCAATACCCGTGCTTTTGTAGTAAATCATGAAATAGAAAGATTTTTAAGTAATTATGGAATTGTGGGAGGCGGTTTCCGAAAACTGACTCCTGAAACCTCAGCTCTGCCTGAAAATTATACAATTATTATGTACACAGATGGTATTGAAGAAATTTTTGATTTTAATAAATACACCAGAGAAATGAAACAGGATATTCAGCTTTTATCACAGGAAATACTTAAAGACTGGGGCAGAACCTGGGATGATGCTGCAATTATGATATACAAACCCTAATAAACCAAATCATAACATACACAATAGAGACAAGACATGCCTTGTCTTTGCACCTGGGAAAATTTATTTGGATAAAACAGGAAAAACGGAGATAATATATGCCGGCAGCCATCCAGAAAAGAGCTTTTGAAAACCAGTCATACTGCGGTGATGAATGCGCCTGGTGGGAAGATGAAAAAAAAATAACCCTCTGCATAGTTGACGGTCTGGGACATGGTCAGGAAGCGGAAACAGCAGCCAGACAGGCAATTGATTATGTAAAACAGCATCTTCACAAACCTATTGAGGAAATATTTGCAGGATGCAATATCAGCATACGGGACACCAGGGGAGCTGCTATGGGTATTGCAATTATTAATAAAACAGAAAAAACCCTTACCTATGCAGGAATCGGCAACACCCGTGCTGTTGTATTAAACACTAAACCTGTCCGTTTATCAGGTAATTATGGTATTATCGGAGGCGGTTTTAAAAAAATTACTCCTGAAACCATCCCTGTACAAGACGGCTCTATTGTTGTCATGTTTACAGATGGTATTGAAGAAATGGTTGATCTTGCTGAGTTTAACAGTCTTTTAAGCCAGGATATGGAAATAATGGCACAAAAGATAATTCAAAAAAGCAGGAAAAACGATGACTCAGCAGTTATGGTGTTTCAGACATCATTTAACCGTATATACACAACAAGCGGCGGCAGAATGGTTAAAATTACTGAAAATGGAAAAGATATAATTACCGAGCTGATTAACACAGGGATAGGCAGGGCAGCATCAGCTCTTTCAGAATTATTAAACAGTGAAATCTGTTTAAATGTTTTATCACTTAAAATCCTGAATTCTCAAGAGCTGATTCAATATCTTGAACAAATGGTTTCACAGGAATTTGTTATTATTACTCAAAAATTTTCAGGCGGATTAAATGGAGAAGGTATAGTTTCTTTTCCTGTTACAAAAGGAAAAACCCTGATAAACATCCTGCTTGAAGAATCTGAAAACCCTGACGAAAGCTTTAATGTTCTTGAACTTGAAGCAATCTCAGAAGTAGGAAACCTGGTAATAAATGCCATTGGAAGCACTATTGCAGATATGGTTGAAACAGAACTTGCATTTCAACTCCCCAACATTTCCATCTCCCAAAAGATTATCACTTTTAACGAAGATGTGTCTGACAAGCTTTATATAATTGGCGAAACAAATTTTTCAGTAAAGGAAAAAGAGGTTGAAGGAAAAATTATACTTGCATTTTCCTATGAAAACCTTGAAATGATTGTAAATAAGTTTGAAGTATTTTAAAGGATAATATTATGAAAATACTTATAGTTGACGATTCTCTTCTTGTAAGAAACAGTGTTAAAAGAATGTTTGAAAACCTTATAAAACCCCAGGCATTGTTTATAGCAGCCAAAGACGGAAAAGCGGGCCTGGAAATGTTTGAAAAAGAAAAGCCTGACATGATGGTCATAGACCTGCTTATGCCGGTTATGGATGGAGAAGAAGTTATACAAAATATTCATAAAAAAAAGCATAACAGCTTTATCTCTGTACTAAGTTCCAATTTTCAGAAACCTGTAAGGGAAAGAATGCTGAACCTGGGCGTGAATTTGTTTATAGAAAAACCTGTAACAAATGAAAAAGCAGAAATGATAATCAAAGAATATTATAAGTGGAAAGAATCCTGATTTATGGAAAATAAAATATTATATTCTGAATTATCAAGATATTATAATGGTCTTGAAATTGGCATATTAATCACTGATACAGATTTGTCTATAATTTTTATAAATGAATGGATTAAACACCGCCTTGACAAAGAAAGGCAGGACATAAAAAACCTGTCCCAATTGTATATAAACCATGATTTTTCATTTATTCAGGATGTTATACAAAAAACAATAAAATATAACTCCCCCCAGATATTATCCCAGGCTTTTCATTCATGGATCATCCCTCTTCCTGACAATCGTTTTCCTGACGGATTAATGAGACAAAGCGGGAGTTTAATCCCCTTTTCATTAAATAACCATGGTTCTTATGCACTCATACAAATTAAGGATAATTCTGATACTGTTTTAAGGATTGAATATTTAAAACAATCCCAGAAAAAACTATCTGAACAGGCCGTGGAACTGGAAAAAGCAAAAGAGGCTGCTGAATCTGCAAATCAGGCTAAAAGCTATTTTCTTGCCAATATGAGCCATGAATTAAGAACCCCTTTAAACAGTATTCTGGGATTTACCCAGCTTCTTATACAGGACATTAATCTTAATAACAGGCAAAAGGATCGTCTTAATATTATTGAACAAAGCGGAAATCATCTTCTTGCCGTCATAAATGATCTGCTGGATATTTCAAAGATTGAATCAAAACATACAGAACTAAAACCAGAGCAATTTCATTTTTTAAATTTTCTCTATCAGATTGCAGAAACTGTAAAAATCCATGCTGTCAAAAAAAAGCTCAAATTTATATATAGATTCGGCCATGATTTACCTGAAATCATATATGCAGATAAAAAAAAATTAAAACAGGTTCTTTTTAATCTTCTTAATAATGCCATTAAATTCACAGAAAAAGGGGAAGTAGTCTTTAGTGTCTCCCAAGATCATACAAAACAGTGCATTTTATTTCAAATTGAAGATACAGGCATTGGAATACCGCCTGAATTACTGGAAGATATTTTTAATCCTTTCAGAAGAGTCAGTGAAAAACTCAATTCTATCCAGGGAACCGGACTTGGACTTGCAATAAGCAAAGAATTTATCCGCATGATGGGAAGCAGCCCTGGAGTAATCAGCGAACCTGGAAAGGGCAGCTCCTTTTTTTTCAGGCTTAATACCTCTGATTTACTGATAAAAGATAATCATATTGATATTGATCCATATACCTCAGATTATGATTTAACAGAAATTGCAGGGTATCATGGAAAAAAACTAACCATATTGATTGCTGATGATATAGAGGAAAACAGGCTTGTATTAAAACAATTGCTTGATTTATTAGGCTTTAAAGTTCTGGAAGCAGAAAATGGAAAGGTCTGCATGGAAAAATTCCAGGAATCCATGCCTGACCTGATTCTTATGGACCTGCTGATGCCTGTGATTGACGGCTGGGAAGCAGCAGATATGATTAGAAAAAAAGATCACAAGACTCCAATTATTGCTGTTTCTGCAAATGCCTATAACATCAACTTTGAAAAATGCAGGCTTGCAGGAATCAATGATTTTATAGCAAAACCTTTCAGCATGAGCAAAATATTAAAAAAAATTGAAAAAAATCTTGGTTTAAAATGGATTTTTCATAAAAATACGAATAATTGCCAGCAAAACATTGAACCTGATCTTCCTGAAAATCCTTGTGATGTAAAAATGCCTTCCCAGATAGATAAAGAGCAGATTATAAATTTTGCTCAAATAGGAAATGTAAAAGCAATTAATCTTATACTTGACAAGATTGATAAACAAGACAGGTCATATGCATCCCTGGTAAAAACCCTTCGTAATTTTCTTAAAACATATGATTTAAATGAGATTATAACCTTTCTAAAATAAGGACTGCCCATGAAAACTGATAAAGGGATAATACTGATTGTTGACGATAATCCCAATAACTTAATGATGCTTATTGATGTTCTGGATGAAAGCAATTATGAACTGCGTATTGCAAAAGACGGACAAAGTGCTTTAAATATTGTACAAAAAGAATCCATAGACCTTATTCTTTTAGATGTAATGATGCCTGGAATGAACGGTTTTGAGGTTTGCAGCCGGTTAAAAGGAGACAGCCGCACCCGTGAAATACCAATAATCTTTATGACTGCCCTTTCAGAAACAATTAATAAAATAAGGGGTTTTGAACTGGGAGCTGTGGATTATATCATTAAGCCGATCCAGATTGAAGAGGTTATGTCCCGGGTTAAAACCCATATAAAACTCAGCAGGCTTCTTAAAAAAGAAAATGAAATTAACAGCTTGAAATCAAAAATTATCTCACTGGCTTCCCATGATTTAACCATCCCTTTGCATACAATCTCAGCATCAAGCTCTTTTTTAAGATTATATAACAGCCGGCTTTCTGATAAAGAAAAAATGTCAAATTTAAGTATAATAGATGAAGCTGTTAAAAAAATGTCAATAACCCTGGATAATATAATTACCTGGTTTGAATCAGAATCAGGACAAACCTGTTTTTCTCCTGAATTAATTAATATATCCAATTTCTGCAAAGATATTTTTGAAAAATTCAAACTCCTTGTCAAAGATTCCCATAAAATGGAATTTTCATGTGTTAAATCAGATATTCAGGTATTTATTGACCCTGATCTCATGAGAAATGCTGTAATAAATATTTTATCCAATGCTTTTGCATACTCTCCCAAAGAAAGTCTGATTAAATTTGATGTATTTATTGAAAACAAAGAAATAGCCATCAAAATAACAGATCAGGGCA from the Desulfonema limicola genome contains:
- a CDS encoding anti-sigma regulatory factor; amino-acid sequence: MDKKSIPITDQSAIINARKIGRETAKQMGFGLADQTRLATAISEIARNAFQYAREAVCIILKHEDSHEKRITIIVEDKGPGIKDINKAMQDGYTTGKGLGAGLPGSKRLMHNFHIESSPEGTRVTMSMSIRLF
- a CDS encoding ATP-binding protein produces the protein MTNKQSLQGGSIIKQPVAIKIRAELDISHARLTAVKIAENMGFSSAECCAVRTSVSELANNLLFHTTCGGMILINTIENENKKGIEITAKDDGPGISDINLAMQDGYSTGGGLGGGLSGVKRLMDEFEIISKTGAGTCITTIKWRKQCRQR
- a CDS encoding SpoIIE family protein phosphatase, yielding MPAAITTRAYQNDIYCGDKCAWWEDEKKVTLCIADGLGHGPEAEAAARLAIDYIEAHLSESIPSLFLGCDIALQLTRGAALGLIVIDKINKTLTYAGIGNTRAFVVNHEIERFLSNYGIVGGGFRKLTPETSALPENYTIIMYTDGIEEIFDFNKYTREMKQDIQLLSQEILKDWGRTWDDAAIMIYKP
- a CDS encoding SpoIIE family protein phosphatase, which translates into the protein MPAAIQKRAFENQSYCGDECAWWEDEKKITLCIVDGLGHGQEAETAARQAIDYVKQHLHKPIEEIFAGCNISIRDTRGAAMGIAIINKTEKTLTYAGIGNTRAVVLNTKPVRLSGNYGIIGGGFKKITPETIPVQDGSIVVMFTDGIEEMVDLAEFNSLLSQDMEIMAQKIIQKSRKNDDSAVMVFQTSFNRIYTTSGGRMVKITENGKDIITELINTGIGRAASALSELLNSEICLNVLSLKILNSQELIQYLEQMVSQEFVIITQKFSGGLNGEGIVSFPVTKGKTLINILLEESENPDESFNVLELEAISEVGNLVINAIGSTIADMVETELAFQLPNISISQKIITFNEDVSDKLYIIGETNFSVKEKEVEGKIILAFSYENLEMIVNKFEVF
- a CDS encoding response regulator yields the protein MKILIVDDSLLVRNSVKRMFENLIKPQALFIAAKDGKAGLEMFEKEKPDMMVIDLLMPVMDGEEVIQNIHKKKHNSFISVLSSNFQKPVRERMLNLGVNLFIEKPVTNEKAEMIIKEYYKWKES
- a CDS encoding response regulator — encoded protein: MENKILYSELSRYYNGLEIGILITDTDLSIIFINEWIKHRLDKERQDIKNLSQLYINHDFSFIQDVIQKTIKYNSPQILSQAFHSWIIPLPDNRFPDGLMRQSGSLIPFSLNNHGSYALIQIKDNSDTVLRIEYLKQSQKKLSEQAVELEKAKEAAESANQAKSYFLANMSHELRTPLNSILGFTQLLIQDINLNNRQKDRLNIIEQSGNHLLAVINDLLDISKIESKHTELKPEQFHFLNFLYQIAETVKIHAVKKKLKFIYRFGHDLPEIIYADKKKLKQVLFNLLNNAIKFTEKGEVVFSVSQDHTKQCILFQIEDTGIGIPPELLEDIFNPFRRVSEKLNSIQGTGLGLAISKEFIRMMGSSPGVISEPGKGSSFFFRLNTSDLLIKDNHIDIDPYTSDYDLTEIAGYHGKKLTILIADDIEENRLVLKQLLDLLGFKVLEAENGKVCMEKFQESMPDLILMDLLMPVIDGWEAADMIRKKDHKTPIIAVSANAYNINFEKCRLAGINDFIAKPFSMSKILKKIEKNLGLKWIFHKNTNNCQQNIEPDLPENPCDVKMPSQIDKEQIINFAQIGNVKAINLILDKIDKQDRSYASLVKTLRNFLKTYDLNEIITFLK
- a CDS encoding hybrid sensor histidine kinase/response regulator, which produces MKTDKGIILIVDDNPNNLMMLIDVLDESNYELRIAKDGQSALNIVQKESIDLILLDVMMPGMNGFEVCSRLKGDSRTREIPIIFMTALSETINKIRGFELGAVDYIIKPIQIEEVMSRVKTHIKLSRLLKKENEINSLKSKIISLASHDLTIPLHTISASSSFLRLYNSRLSDKEKMSNLSIIDEAVKKMSITLDNIITWFESESGQTCFSPELINISNFCKDIFEKFKLLVKDSHKMEFSCVKSDIQVFIDPDLMRNAVINILSNAFAYSPKESLIKFDVFIENKEIAIKITDQGRGIAPKEQEKIFQPYFASKNSGTKEGRGLGLYTAKYFVQLHNGRINLESKTGRGSVFTIYLPSNQ